CTATGAGCGCCGGGTGGGGCAGGGAATTCTGGTGGATCCTGGCTCGGTTGGGCTCACCCTTGGGGGGGAGCCGGGCGCGGACGTGCTTCTTTTGGAAGAAGACCCCGAACCCCAAGAGGGTTACCCTGCCCTCAAGGTGCGATTTCTCAAGGTGCCTTACGATTTCGGCCAGGTACTCTTCGATTTGGCTGCCTGGGAGCTGCCTCCAGTCCTCAGCGATGTGATCCGGCAGGGGCGGTTTCCGGGGTAACGGGTACCAGAGCTCAATCTAGCGCGGAACGCGCCTGCCGCACCACCTCCGCGTCGGGGTCGAAGAGGAGCTTCCGGGCACTGGCCAGATCCCCCAACCGGACCAGAGCGTGGGCCGCGGTGGCTCGCACGAGCGGGCTGACATCTTCTGCGGCCCGGCGCACCAGGGGCAGGTACCGCTCATCTTGGGCGTTGGCGAGCGCGATCAAGGCGTTGCGGGCCAGGCGGGTGCGCCCCGGACGTAAAAAAACCGTCCCGGCATACTTGCGAGCAAACGCGTGGCCGGAGAGAAAGAAAAAATCCTGGATATCCGGATGGGCCAATTCCGCTTCGGGGGTGAAACCCCGCCAGAACTCCCGGGCTTTGCGGTTCCAAGGGCAGACGTGCTGGCAGATATCGCAGCCCAGAATCCAATCCCCCAGACCAGGCCACAGCTCGGTGGGGATCCACCCGCGGTGCTCGATGGTCCAGTAGCTGATGCAGCGCCTCGCATCGAGGGTGCCATCGCCGGGTAGCGCCTGGGTAGGGCAACCGGTAAAACAACGCGTGCAGCGTCCACAGCGATTCTCATAAAGCTTCTTGGGCCTTTCCTCGAGCGCGAGCGAGGTCAGCAACACCGCCAAGGTGAGGTAACTGCCCTCTTCCATCCGCATCAGCATGGCGTTTTTGCCGATCCAGCCCAGGCCACCCCACACCGCGTAGCTGCGCTCGGAAAGCGGGCCATGGTCTACATACCCCTTGGCCTCGAGGCCAAGCCGCCGGGCTAGGTTCTCCAAGCTTTCGATATGGGGCTGCAGCAGCGCGTGGTAGTCGCGCACCCAGGCGTAGCGGGCCACCCGCCCGATGCGGACTCCCCCTTCCGGCAAGCCGGGGTCGGGGTAGGCATGGGAAGCCGCCAGCACCAGGGCGCTTTTAGCCCAAGCAAAGCGGCGGGTGGGCTCGAGGCGATCCTCTATGCGGGCCTCGAGGTAGGCCATACCGGCCTGATACCCTGCCACCAGCCACTCCCGGTAGCGCGAGCGCACCCCTTCCGGCAAATCCACCGCTGCCCAGGCGGTGAGAAACCCCCGCTCCCGAGCTTCAGCTTCGATTCGCTCTCGCGCCTCCATCCTCCGCATGCTACCCAAGCGCAGGGCCTTATACTCTAAAGAATG
The genomic region above belongs to Meiothermus sp. Pnk-1 and contains:
- the queG gene encoding tRNA epoxyqueuosine(34) reductase QueG is translated as MEARERIEAEARERGFLTAWAAVDLPEGVRSRYREWLVAGYQAGMAYLEARIEDRLEPTRRFAWAKSALVLAASHAYPDPGLPEGGVRIGRVARYAWVRDYHALLQPHIESLENLARRLGLEAKGYVDHGPLSERSYAVWGGLGWIGKNAMLMRMEEGSYLTLAVLLTSLALEERPKKLYENRCGRCTRCFTGCPTQALPGDGTLDARRCISYWTIEHRGWIPTELWPGLGDWILGCDICQHVCPWNRKAREFWRGFTPEAELAHPDIQDFFFLSGHAFARKYAGTVFLRPGRTRLARNALIALANAQDERYLPLVRRAAEDVSPLVRATAAHALVRLGDLASARKLLFDPDAEVVRQARSALD